The Thalassotalea agarivorans region GCGTGGACTAAATGCATTTCGTTTGAAATATCAGTAGTACCAAATTTAGATGTTTGGTTAGCAATACCAACGAACATAACAGATGCTGCAAAATGCTCTGTTAATTTAGTTGCACCCCAAGCAGACGCGTAGCCACCATATGAGCCACCTGTAATACCAACACGTTTGCTATCAACTAATCCCATCTCTACCAAGTGGTTTTTAAAACGTACCAAGTCGTTAAATTCTTCTCCGGCATAATCATTTTGCCCTAATTTAGAATAGGCAACGCCTTTACCTGTAGAACCACGATAGTTTGGATAGAATACTGCATAACCGCGAGCAGCACCCATTTGACCAGGACGAGAATAGGCAGTTACCCAACCGTCTTTGTCATGTGCTTCTGGACCACCATGAACAGACATAATTAGCGGATAACGCTTACCTTTTTTATAGTCTAGCGGATACACTAGTACGCCATCGAGCTCTGTGCCATCTTCCGCTTTAAAGCTCACTGTCTCTTGTTTTGCAAAACGCTTATTTGCAAGCCAAGCATTAGAGTTAGATACGCGTGTCTCTTTGCCTTTTCTGACCATAAACACCTCATTTGGATGTTTAGCTGTATGGCCTTTTGTTACTAAGGTTTTATCAGAATTTGATACTGAAAGGTTGCTCGCGATAAATGTGCCATTTTCTACAATTACGTCTATGTCACTGCTACCCGGTTTGATAGTTGCTATGTAGCTTTGCGTGCCGACATTAGCAACAAAGTGCAACGTATTGCTCTTATTTGCCCATTCTATATCGCCAACATGCCCCATGAAATTAGGTAACCAATCGGTCAATTTGCCGGTTTTAGTCTCAACTAAAAATAGTCGGCCTGTTGCTGGGTCATGCTTATCTTCAGCGCCAACAATAGCAATGTATTTGCCGTCTGGAGATAATTCAGCACTACCTAACTTACCTTCTGTCGCAATAGACAAAGCGACCTTCTTTGACGCTGTGTTAAACACGTGCCATTGAGATTTCATGTATTGGTCGTCGATAAGAGAAGTTGGCTGAGTTTTTACCAATAAAGTATCTTGCGCTTTACCCCAAGAAATGTCACTGACATAGGCGTCAATGGCAACCGCTTTAGGATCTATCGCTTTATCACTGGCAACAAGATCAACGAAAAACAGCTGCTTGTTTTTCAAGTTTTCTTCATAAACTTCAGCCATAAAGCCAAGTTCTTTTAATTGTTTTTCAGACTTGTCTTTAGCTGGATTTGCTAAAATTGCCACTTGCTTGCCATTAGGGCTCAGTTGATAGCGGCTGACTGATTTCTCTTTTAACGCGATAACTACCTGACGCTCACCACCACTAAAAGGTATACGGTAAAGCTTAGTGAACTTGTCGTCGTCAAACTTACCTAGAAAGTAGATAAATTGGCCATCAGCTGACCAAGCGATGCTACCAAGATTGACTTTACCTGTAATAAATGCGCGCTCTTCGCCCTTTGCATTGGTAACAAAAAGGTTACTGTAGTTACGGCCATTTTTATCCACATAAAGCTCACGTGGAATTGATCGTGTGAACGCTACATAGTCGCCACTTGGGCTGACTTGCGATTGAATAACCGATTTAACTTTCGGAATGTCTTCAATTGTAATTGTGTTGTTCGCTGCTGCACTCACACTTAACGTGCCAATACATAGCGCAAACAATGCTTTGAACTTAAGCATAATATTCCCATGTTTGTAATAATTGCGATCAGTCTAGCGAAAGATTAAATCAAAACCTAGATGTAGATTACAAATCGATACGCAATTCATCTACTTTTGTGTTCACCTGCCGTTACAACGCAAAAGTCTGTCACTATTGCTCTCTTTCCGGCTTAAATCCGTATAAAAGTACAAAATAACAGCATTTTCGCACTCGAAATTTGGCAAAAATTTGCTAGAATACGCGCCAATTAAAGGAGAAAGATTTATGCCAGCATATGTGGTGGGACACAAAATCCCAGATTCAGATTCTATTTGTTCAGCAATAGCTCTTAGTTATTTAAAAAATGCTATTGGTGAAGAGTGCGTTCCTGCGCGATTAGGTGAGCTTTCACCTGAAACACTTTTCATTTTAGATAAGTTTGGTTTTGAACAACCAGAGCTTAAGTTAAGCTATGCTGGTGAAAGCTTATACATTGTCGATCATTCAGACCGCGTACAAGGCCCTGACGATATTGATGATGCAACTATTTTAGGCATTATTGATCACCACAAGCTTGGTGATATTACAACGTCGACGCCACTAGAGTGTTGGATTCGCCCTGTTGGTTGTACAAATACCATCATCAAAATGATGTATGATTTTCACGGTGTAGAGATCCCAGCAAACATCGCTGGCGCAATGATGTGCGCTATCTTAAGTGACACAGTTATCTTTAAATCACCAACCTGCACAACGGCTGATATCAAATGTGTTGAAGCACTAGCAGAGATTGCGGGCATTGAAGATCCACAAGCATTGGGCATGGAAATGTTCAAAGTAAAATCTGCTGTTGAAGGCACGCCTATTCGTGACTTAGTGTTACGCGACTTTAAAGACTTTGACATGAGCGGTAATAAAGTGGGTATCGGCCAACTTGAAGTTATCGATCTAGCTATCTTTGACGAAATGAAAGATGACTTACATGCGGACCTAGCAGCTTTGAAAGAAGAAGGCGGCCGCCACAGTGTTATGTTACTGCTTACCGATATTATGAAGGAAGGTTCTGAAATCCTAGTAGTAAGTGACGATGACGACTTAACAGCAAAAGCTTACGGCAAAGCAACAACTGAAGGTCGTGTATGGATTGACGGTATTATGAGTCGTAAGAAGCAAGTAGTACCACCACTACAAGATTCATTTGCAGGATAACTTAAGAGCGAAGCTCTAAGTGCTAAGTGCTAAGTGCTAAGTGCTAAGTGCTACAAGATGTTAAATTAAAGCCCAGCATTCGCTGGGCTTTTTTATAACTCATCTATTTTACTCGACAAATCATATTGTTTATCTGTGACAATCGCTTCTAATACTTCGATGCGTTTGCTTAACTGGCTGAACTGTTGATTGACCTGTTCAAGCGACTTTTCTGCTAGCTGCTCTTGCGCTTGCAACATACTTAACTCTATTTGCTTCATTTTACGCTTATGGCCAGCATAAATTGCAAAGAAAGCTAGCGGAACACCAAATACAACGGCGGTACATAGAAATATCCAAAGGTTCATCTATTATTTACTCACAATGACTGTATCAGTGTTTAAGCTATCAAAAACTATTTAAGAATCAAGTTGCGCGAGAACATAATCTAAACCACCGACGATCGCTGCCACTTGCGCCTGTACACAATTTTCGTCATCGACTAGCTCTGAATCTGGATAAACTTCCGTTGTAGACACATAGCTAGCGTCTGTCATGCCAGCACATAAACTTAGGCCTTTGCAGTCATAATTGATCACGCCAAATTGCTCTAATGCAACGCCAATGTATTTACCGTTTTCATCCGCTGGCGCTATATGAGTCACTTGCTTTACGCTATCGATTATCGCCTTTTGAAATGCGGGATCGTCTCTACCCGTATCTCCGACACCATAAAATCCGTCGGGAATATTCCATGATTTTTGATCAATAGCATCTCTTGCTGAAAGTGCAGGGCGAAATTCAGTATTGTCGGTATCGGTTGTTTCGTGCAAATCGATATGCATAAGCGGTTTAATATCGTGCTCAGCTAAATACGCCATAATCGCTGCAGATTCCTGCGCCGGCGTATCAGCGTAAAATGAGCGATTGGGATCAATTGCATCAACATTCCAGCGATTAATCGTTTCATAACCCCATGGACTAATGCACGGTGCTACAACAAAATTAACGCGACCTTGATAGGCTTTAAGTTTGTCTTTTACAAATCTTAATGCGCCGTGCACACCGCTTGTTTCATAGCCGTGGACACCACCTGTGATCAAAATGGTAGGTTTATCCTGCTGCCAATCAAGCGATTTTATAACAAACAACGGATAATCGTTATTGGGATATTGCAACAATCCATATTGTTCGACTTTAATGGTTGCAGCCATGGTAGCGGCAATTTCTTCGAGCTCTGATAGTACAAGCTCAAAATAACTACGTTTGATCGTTTGCGCTTGATACCATTGATATTTTTCTTTGCTAGACCAAGGTGTGCCAGGCGTACCAATAGGGTAACTCATGATAATTAATCTCTTCTATATTGATTAAGTCTTTCTTCACCGTTGCGGGCATAGGCGGCATAGGCCACTTCTTTGTCTACAACTGTTTTACCAACTGGAGCAAAGGAAATTTCAGCGAGCTTTAAGTGCTGAATGCCAAACGGTATGCCAATGATGGTGATAAACCAAAAGACTGCATGAAAAAGGTGGAAAATAGCCAGGATTAATCCCGGGAAAATAAACCAAATGATGTTACCCAAAAGGCCTAAAGCGCCAGTACCAATATCTTCTCTTCCGGTTAGTGCGTCTCGTGCAATCACTTCTTTACCAAACGGGAATAATGAAAATGCGCCTAACACAAAACATGATCGAGCCCATGGAATACCGACAATACTAATCAGTGCGATTACACCTATTGCCCACCAAATCAGTGCCATCGTTAGGCCACCCAACAGTAGCCATAAAATATTTCCTAGTAATCTCATTAAGCTTGCTCGGCTAATATTTGATTAATAATACTGACATAGTTTTCGACACCCTGAGCACCAGCGACAAGATACTTATCAACGATTATCATCGACGGGACACTACTAATGCCATGCCCAGTCCAGGTATTTGCCTGACTTTGCACACGTTGTTGCAAGCTTTCATCTGCAAGAGCAAGTTCTGCTTGCGCCACATCTAAACCAACTGAGTCCAAAATTTCCATTAAAATTGCAAGGTCGCTTATGTTTTTGCCTTGCGAAAAGTAAGCCTCAAACAAAGCGAGCTTTAGTTCGTGTTGCTTATTATATTTTTCTGCCCAATAAAGTAACACATGGCAGGCAAAGGTATTATAAATACGACTTTCATCGGCAAAGTTGAAAGTAATCCCCAAATCTTCACCAATAGTTTGTAAGCGCGCTCTCGCGTCAGCACTTTCTTGCGCTGTTGAGCCATATTTTTCCATAATATGCTCACGCAAATTCTGCCCTTGTTCAGGCATTTGAGGGTTTAGCTGAAATGGTTGCCAGGTGATATCAAGTTCAACACCTAATTGATTTGCTGCGGTTTCTAATTGTTTGTATCCCACATAACACCAAGGACAAACAACATCTGAAACAATGTCTATTTTTAATGATTGAGCCATAAGTCAACACATCGAGTTAAAGATAACTATGATCTTGGGTCGAATCACTTTGTTTCAACCCTTGGCTAAATTCTTTACTTCGATAAGTCGCTAATGTAATTCGTTTCGAAAGCTCTCTTATATTTATCACTCCTATAGGAGCAATAGTCCAGGGGTGTTGCGTGACACCCCTAGGATTGGGACTTAATACCCTTAGAAATCAACTCTGCAGTAACTAATTAAAAAGATAGCAAGGCAGATTCGATGGTCTGTAGCTAGCTACGTCCGAGGATATACTGCAGACAGGTTTTATAAGTAGTTGCTGCCCGAAGGGTGCTTGTAAATCCAAACTGCTTTTTGTTGCTCCTCCAAGCATTAGATGACTAAAGCATTGAACTCTCGCCGCAAGCACTTCGGATTTTCAAAGCACAGCGTTAGATTTTTAAGGGTAGTAAGTCCCTAACCCCCACGCCCCAACTCGGTTTGACGACCCCGCTATCAATTTTCGATGATGTCGATGTACCGTCTCAATAGCACATCCTTGTCCTATTTCATCTTATGCTTCGTCCTTGAAGACAAATACCAATCCACTTTTAAAATTAGCTACTCAGCAAGAATTGAAGGGCATTACATCAAGGCTTTAGGTGTAGGGAATGATATTTCATTTGCAAAGCTAGTAACGCAGATGTAAAGAATTTCAAACTTGCCTAGCAGGGACACATCAAGCAGAAAATAATTGCGCTAAATTAATAATGAATAGATGACTATATCAATAATAATTTAGCTTACTCTTTTCACCCTGATGATGTCCTGAGTAGCTAATTTTAACAGTGGATTGGTATTCGGACATGATCATCAAAAAATGATATCGGCAACCCTCAATGGGGAATTGGTTATGTTGCACTGCTCGCTTTGAAAGTAGCCGAACAGATAAATAGCGTCTCGCTTAACATCTTTTTAACTTATTGTTTTACAGTAGATTTTTGTTCTTTAATAGGTTTTAATAGGAAACTCGCTAAATAAATCAATAAGTTATTGGGACTCATTTTTTAAAACCATAATTAAAATGTGGGGTATTAACAGGAATTCCCGATATTAAGCGTTAGTTGTTTCTCAGGTATGGAGTAAATGAAAAGTATGGATGCTAATCAAATAAAAGCCTTGATAGCTTCAATTGAGGCTGAATTACCATTCACTCCTCCATTTCAATACAAAAAATTTGGTGAAGATCCTTATCCTCTAAACTTTTCCGAAAATGTAACTTATTTAGGAGATTGGTCGGCACATTGTTTGCGCCCTTATTCCAAAATTGAGTGGTTTTGTATTAGACCTCAGTATCTCAAGAGAGTTGGAAAACTAGTGCCTCCTAAAGTAATTTCGTGTGAGTCAGATTTCATAAGTCTTTTACATAAATTAAAAGTTTCTTTTGTATTTCAGGGTGATAGTATTTTAATCCATTGTAATAAAAACAACTAACAAGGTGCTCAACATGATAAGTAACATTGTCACAGTTTTAGCAAAAGACGCAAAAAGCGGTGCCATTATTATTTACACGTTAGCTTAGCGTTATGTGTACCGGAAAGGAAGCGAGTCTTGCCTAAATATCAAATACCAAAATCCCCAGGCGAATTCGAAATTGTTGAATCTAAATCTGGAACACCTTTAATTTGGAACCGCAAGAATGGTAAAGGTAAGGTTTCTATTCCTTGTAGAAACTGGAGCCATGCTGAAGAGGTGTTAGAAAAGTTAAATGACTTAAAGAAAGGTGGCGAGTTGTGGGTTTAAAAATTCACCCTCATTGCGTTTTGTACACATAACACATATGAACCTTCCACCCGTCAATAGGCAATAAGGTTTTTTATTAGCTACCGCAAGGTAGCTAATTTGTTTAGCAATCAGCAAAATCTATTACTTCGCTCTGTCAGTTAACCGTTAAATCATTTACGGCAAACACATATTGAGGCTCTCTTAGTGTGATCTCATCACTGCCAACCTTGTCATTCCCTTCGTTAAGCTGGGGCACTAGACAGTTATCGGTTAACCTTAGTTGGCACTATTCAAGCGAATGATTCAGTGGCTAATAGCCCTGTTCAGTTAGTGTCAGGCTCAGCTAAGGTGTAAACGATTTTGCTCATTGTTTATTAGTGCGCACCAATAGGGTGTCTAATCAAGCCGACAAGGCTTATACAACGACAACACTTACCTGCAATGGGATGACAATTTCATACTTAATCGCAAATAATGCAAGGTTGTTCATGCTCATCCAGTTAGGTGTTCAGCTCACCCCATTGTGCGACTTAAACCGTTAAGAATCGTTCATCATCAAACACCGTTTTATGTTTCAGCATGTAGTAAACGCAGCGACCAATTTTATGAGCGAGTACTGATAAGGCTTTTGCTTTGCTCATGCGCTTTTGCAGTTTGTTCAAGTAGCGACGGGCTTTGTCATTTCCACGTAAATACAACACGGCTGCTTCACTGAATGCCCACTTTAAATGGCCGTTGCCTATTTTATTGCCTGACGTGCCGTAGGTTTTACCTGCCGATTCGGCTTTGCATTTGACTAAGCGGCAATAGGACGCAAAATTTTGTACAGATTCGAATCTGTCGATGTCGCCAATTTCATACAAAATTGTCATCGCGAGAATAATGCCTATACCTGGGATAGTTCTAAGTTGTGCGTAATAGTCTGGTCGATGCTGTTTGGCTTTTCGCTCAATAAAGTATTCAAGGTACTTTAGCTCTTTGGCGTAGCTATCGAGTATTGCTAAATCAAAATTCACATTACGTTGCACCACTTCATCGTCAAAGCGGTGACGAAAGGCTTCGCGCGCTGACGGATTTTTCATATGCAACTCTAGTGCTGGGTAGTTGTATTGGCTATTGGTATTAACGATATGCGCTTTAAGTTGTGCGCCATGCCTGACGAGCTTGGTTCTTCTGCGTAGTAAATCGCGCGTGGAGCGCATGGTTTGTGGGTAGGTATAGGCTAATGGGAAATTACCACCACGAAGTAAGCTGGCAATTTTATAGGAGTCTATTTTGTCATTTTTGGCTTTGCCGCCGTGAATGGCCTTCATATAAAGTGCATGACCGAGAACAAAATTAATGCCTTGTTGTTCGCACCAATCACTCACCCAGTACCAGCAATGCATGCATTCAACACCGATAACGATATTGCCAAAGTACGGTGAAAGCAGTTGATTTAATGCTGCTTGTTCAGCCTTAATTTTTTGGTGAACGACTTTTTCGCCGTCTCTATTCAAAATGCAGACATAAAGAATTCTGGCGTGTAAGTCGATTCCACAATAAAAATCGTGTAATTTAGTATAGAATTTCATTGAGCTTTCTCCTTTTGGTTTGGTCGCCTTGAAGTTTAGCCAATGGTTAAACTTCGGGGAGAAGGTTCAATAAGTATCAAGCCGATTAAAATAGACAAAACACAGTTGGCTTGTGCTCCTTCGTTGCTAATTTTATCCAACATTAGCATTGCCCTGCTGCAGAGTGTTGCAAGATTGATAAGAAATATTGTAGTTGTACTTTGTTCCTTGCTCCTTGCGCCTTGCTCCTTGCTCCTTGCTCCTTGCTCCCTGTTCAACAATAATATTTTGACTTTAACTACCTAACACTTCAGAATATTTTTAACCTATTGCTATGGCTGTTTACTGATGTCTGAACTTGAACAATTGATTGCCAATTCAAGAGTAAATGAAAGCATTTCACGCAAACTTTTTGCGATTGAGACAGAAATTCTTGCTTGTCGTTCAAGCAACGAATTACTCAAAACCTTGCTCGATTCCATTCAAGATAAATTTAAACTTCAAGGGATTTGTTTACTCCTTGTCGAGCCATCGCCCATTAGCTATATCAACCATGCAGAAAATACGTCTGACTGGCATCAACAACATATATTAAAAGTGTCGTCTTATGAGCTCAACGCTTTTCACCATGACGACAAGCCCTTTTTAACAAATCAGTTGGCTGAACTAGGTAATACCTTGCCACTCAATATACTAGCGCAAGCGAGCTCTGTAGCGCTTACGCCTCTAAAAATGGAAAACAAGTTGTTTGCTAGTTTGGTGTTTATTTCCAATGACCCACAACGCTTTCATAGTGGCCTTGGTACTTTTCATCTAGAGCAACTTGCCGTGAAAATAGGCCTGTGTTTGTCCAACGTATTGATACGAGAACAGCTCGAATACATGGCGCTTTATGACAATCTTACAGGCGTAGGTAATCGTCGCTTGATGGAAAATGATTTAAAAGAAGAGCTAATGCGCCACCAGCGTTACAAAATTCCATTTTCAGTGCTGTTTATCGACTTAAACAAGTTTAAACCAATCAATGACACCTATGGTCACGATTGTGGTGACGCCGTTTTGCATTATGTGGCCAATACCTTAAAAGAACTAGTGCGTGAAAATGACAAAGTGTACCGCTATGCCGGGGATGAATTTGTTGTTTTACTCTCGGGACAAAACTATCAAGAAGCTGAACTTGCTGCGAAACGTCTTAGCGATTATTTCTTTGCGAGAAAAATGCCCTATCAAGACAAGCAACTCACGGTTACTATCAGTGCTGGCGCCGCGGCAAGCGATGCTAAAAAGAGTGTAGATCAATTGCTAAAGGAAGCTGACGAGCAACTATATCATTACAAAAAGCTTGCCCATCAACGATTGGCTCAGGGTTAAGCAGACATTAAAAAAGCCGGCGATTGCCGGCTTTTTTATTAAATCGAAAATGAGGCGCCACAGCCACAGGTGGTTTCAGCATTTGGATTATTCACCAAGAAGCGGCTACCTTCTAGCCCTTCAACATAATCCACTTCACCGCCGACAAGGTATTGTAAGCTCATTGGGTCTACAACCATGGTTACACCATTTTTCTCAATCGTCATATCACCTTCGTTAACTTTTTCGTCAAAGGTGAAGCCGTATTGGAAACCAGAACAACCACCGCCAGTTACGTAAACACGTAATTTTAGCGCCGGATTTTCTTCTTCAGTGATAAGCGTATGCACTTTTGAAGCGGCTGCATCGGTAAATTGAATTGGTAATGCGTCAGACATTAATGAACCCTCTAAAAATTCTAGGCGCGAATTATCTTAAACTTGACTATTTTAATCAAGTATAGACCGCTTTATTTCGATTATGATTTTGTAAATAAGTCAGACCAAGGGTAATGTTTGTCGATGCGCTGATATTTTTGCCACGAATTTTGCGTTAAAACACCGGCTACAACCACTTTTTCAGGTTTGAAATCTTTCGGTAGTGTTAACTCGCCATCAATAATTTGAAAGTAACGGAAACTAAAACTCAAATCTTTCTTTGAGACTTCCGAAACATCACCCACGTCATAAGTTACCGGTCTACCTTTCAAACTGCCCACCAACTTAATATCAATATAACCCTTAGCATATTGTTTCTTAAGTACTTGTTGCACGAGTACGGTTTGAAAGCGGTAATGGTTTAAACTTTCTGTTTTGAAAATATTGAAATCATCAATAACTAGACCGTCGGCTTGTTTCTCTGGCGCCATCACTTTTTCATAAAAAGCGAGTTCTTTTTTCGTTTGATAATAGTCCTTCTCAACGCCTTTTAAAGTGCTTTGTGCGCGTTGATTGGCCATTCTTTCAACTTCTAGTTCAGTCTCTAAAATATGGATATGACGTTGCTGATCTTGTTGCTGCTGATGCAGCTTTTGCAGTCTCTGCTTTTGCAATGCAAGTAAGTTATTTTGATAACCATGATAAAAGTTACCTACTCGATAACCACAAAACAAACACGCAGCAATAAGTGCGATAAGTAAGATTGCGCTTCTTAACGGACCAAGTTTGGTAACGATAATATTAAGGTCGATTTTTGCTAACCAATTCATTTAAATAGTATTATGATTATTAACTAGTAATGTGATGTAAATTTATTCGGCAATATAACAACATAAGCCCATGTCTTTCGATAGTCTAAAACAACGATTAGCTCTGCCACAAACAACGTGGCAACTGTGTTTACTGGCTGTAATTGTCGGTATCGCTTCTGCTTTTCTTATCATCGCATTTAACTTATGTATTGAAAAGCTACAATTATTGTACCTGCACCGAGAGAATGATTATACCGATATTGATGAAAATATTCGGTTACTCGTGCCAATCATTGGTGTGCTGGTGATTTTGGCCTTTGCGCGCATTACTGGCTACAAATATATGCGTACAGGTATTCCTTTCGTGCTGCATCGCTTAAAAGTTGCACATGGCATGATACCATTTCGTAATACGCTCAATCAGTTTTTTGGTTCGGTTGTTGCATTAAGCTCTGGCTTTAGTGTCGGTAAAGAAGGACCCGCCGTACATTTAGGCGCTGCATGTGCCTCTTTTATTGGTGAGCGCTTTTCTTTGCCCTTTAACAGTGTAAGAACATTGTGTGCCTGCGGGATTGCCGCCGGTATTTCTGCGAGTTTTAATACCCCTGTTGCAGCGGTAATTTTTGTTATGGAAGTTATTCTGCGTGAATACAAGGTGTACATGTTCATTCCTATTATGCTCGCTTCCATCATTGGCGCCATGATTACTCAAGGCATCCATGGGTTGAACTATGAACTCTCCTTTTTTAAAGATTTTTCGCTCACCGTAACGCACTACCCCTACTTAGTGTTATTGGGGCTCTGTTTAGGTGTTTTAGCGTTCTTGTTTAATCATTATTTAACCCGCCTAATTAAGATGTCAGCACGTTTGTCGGTGACCAAACGTTTATTAATTGCAGCAGTACTAACTAGCGCTTTAGGTTATATCGCGCCACATGCGATGAGTAATTCTTTGATTACCGACTTCAGCTCCGCATCGCAATGGCCAATGCAATTGTTGTTTACCTTACTACTAGCGAAGTTGCTGATGACGATTGTGGCCATCGGTCTTGGTATT contains the following coding sequences:
- a CDS encoding chloride channel protein — encoded protein: MSFDSLKQRLALPQTTWQLCLLAVIVGIASAFLIIAFNLCIEKLQLLYLHRENDYTDIDENIRLLVPIIGVLVILAFARITGYKYMRTGIPFVLHRLKVAHGMIPFRNTLNQFFGSVVALSSGFSVGKEGPAVHLGAACASFIGERFSLPFNSVRTLCACGIAAGISASFNTPVAAVIFVMEVILREYKVYMFIPIMLASIIGAMITQGIHGLNYELSFFKDFSLTVTHYPYLVLLGLCLGVLAFLFNHYLTRLIKMSARLSVTKRLLIAAVLTSALGYIAPHAMSNSLITDFSSASQWPMQLLFTLLLAKLLMTIVAIGLGIPGGVVGPIISIGAIAGLCAAVLLSNYFPSNQITSDFALMGMAGFMAATLNAPLAALMAVTELSHQIDLIVPAMIVITSSCLSAGQFFKNRSLFTMQLDIQGLTYRQTPIESSLQKIGVLAVMQRTFKMIKSEEKEAIIEHFNDENDELIVIKVEEEQTHYQLLSKIDNKLTGTPLYPLSSKVTLAEAYQLTSRHRSGGVLIYQDNVEEFLGIVTFEQIRQYLLQGKLS